From the genome of Acidaminococcus sp.:
GTGAATCGGGAAGGAAATGTGGAAACTCTTCAGGATTGCCATGAAAACTGCACCAAGGCCGAGGCAGAAGCACATCAGGTACATTGCCTTGACAACGTCGCCGTTGAACATAGCCGTACCGACTTCTTTACCTGTTTCTTCTGCTTGTTCAGCCTTACCATCCAGTTCAGGATCTTCAAGATGATGTTTTCTGATAATCCAGCGGCCGAAAGGCCCACCAATAATGCAGCCGGAAATCAGGCCAAATGTTGCAGAAGCAATGGCCACTTCCAAAGCAGCCGTGGCGCCCTTTTCAACAGCCATAGGCGCAAACGCGGCAGCGTTGCCGTGACCACCGGTCATAGGCGTGGAACCGGTCATCAGCGCAATCAGAGGATCAACTCCCATGGCGATACCAATGCCCATGGACAGAATGTTCTGCAAAATAGCCAGGACAGCGGCAGAAATACAGAAAATAATAACAAGTTTTCCGCCTTTTTTCAGCAGAGACAAGCTGGCTGCCGCACCGCTGGCTGCGAAGAAGATGCAGTAGAAAAGGTTATTCGCTACTTTGTAATCAAAGGAAAGTTCGGCAATACCTGTTTCGTACAGGATCAAAGAAATGATTGACACGATAGTACCGCCGACAACAGCGCCCGGCAAACAGTACTTTTTCAAAATCGGCATCTTGTTACGACACCACTGGCCAAGCCAGATTGAAACGACCGCTAGTGCCAGGGATTGGAACATGTCCAGTTTAATTGCTAATCCACCCATCTTAAATCCCCCCTAAGATTTAGATTCTGGTGCAGCTCTCCAGAAGCACACAGCAAAATCATAATGTTATTATATCATCATTTTATTTGTTTTACTATAATTTTTTCCTTAATTTTTTGAATTTTTTTATTTACAGTTAAACCAGAAATAATTGGTTATTGTATTATGTATTCAGCATTCCATGTATGTAAATATTTTTTTATTAATTTTTTAACACTTAATTGAGTCATTCATTTTACCCTAGTTATAGTTGGTTTTATCAATAAGTAATATTTATTGCTATTTAAATGAATATAAATTCTCATATTGTGTATTTTTATGTGTTTTGTATCCACAATTTTGCAAATAATTGTTAATAAATTGACAAAATATACGTTTCTGAGTCGAAAGAAAAGGTGCACTTGGCGTTTAGCAATTCGCATTTGGTCCGTTCTTAGGCAGAAAAGGATCCTCATTCATGTTGAGGTGAATAGTCCAATTATGGGGTTACGCTGAATACAAGAACTATTTTTCGAGCCAATCCTTATTATTCCGCTACGCACCTACCGCAAGCGCGCGACAGATAGCAAACTGCGGCTTTAAACAAAAAAAGACTACTGCATTTCTGCAATAGTCTTTTCTCGTTTAAAATTTATGCTACGGGGTCAATTTTTCCGGCGGCACGCATAGCAGCAGCCTGCTTCCTCAGCCGCTCAATTCGGTCTTCCGTAGCCGGGTGAGTCGAAAACAGAGCCTTGGCGTCCCTGGCACTAAACGGGGATATGATGAAGAGATGAGCCGTATTCTCTGTTGCATTCGGCATCGTATGGACGCTTTGGATGCTTTCTATCTTTGCCAATGCGTCAGCCAGAGCATCCGGATCTCCGCACAGCTCCCCGCCGCTTTCATCGGCCATGTACTCTCTCGTTCTTGACACGGCAAGCTGAATGATAGCTGCCATGAGAGGTGTTAAGACCACGAGGAATAAACCGCCTAATCCACCGCCATCATCCCTGTCGCGGCGTCCGCCGAAAAAGAGCAGGAAACGGGACAGGTAGGAAATGAGGCCAGCCATACCGGCGGCGATGGTTCCAATCAGAATATCGTTATGTCTGATGTGGCTCAATTCATGGCCCAGTACTCCGGAAAGTTCCCGCGGAGTCAAAATATCCATGAGGCCCGTCGTGACGCAGACGGCTGCGTGTTCCGGATTACGGCCTGTTGCAAAGGCATTCGGCACGCGGCTGTCAATAATGCAGACGCGAGGCATCGGAAGTCCGGCTCTCCGCGTCAGTGCTTCCACAATATTCCAAAGGCCCGGTGCCATTTCCTTATTGACCTCCTGCGCCCCATACTGGCTGATGACAATTTTGTCACTGTTCCAGTAAATGAACATATTGGAGAGGATGGAAATGAGAAGCATCACAGCCATTCCGTTTGTACCGCCGACATAATCACCGATGACGAGAAGCAGGGCCGTCATCAAACCCATCAATAACGTGGTTTTGAGCATTCTGCTCACCTCCTAATGCAATAACTCAGGAACACTCACCATGGTAATTCCCGAATTAAGAACTGCCTGATAGCACTGCTGCCAGGCTTTTGCCGTATTCGGTCTTGCATGACAGATGACAATGGCAGAGCCGTAACGATCAGCGGCTTTTACAGCCTTGATAATCTGTGCCTCGATGTCCCCGACATCACTGCTGTTATCAAGGAAAAATGCATTGTGCGCCGTTGGTACGCCCATTTCACTGGCGGTCTCTTCTGCCACAGAAGAAGCACTTGTACGGCTGTCAACAAAGAACAGCCCGCGTTCCTTCAGTACTCCCAATACTGCCCGAATGGTCGGGCCATTGGACGTCGCTGCCGAGCCTTGATGGTTGTTGACACCTGTCACCCCGGGCAGGCTGTCCAGCGCTTCCCGGGTAAAATCCTGGATTTGCTGTTTCGTCATACCTACCCGGACGGAACGGCTCTCCGAACTGCCGCCTGAAAATGGCTGCATCGGCAGATGCAGCATTGCTGTGTGGCCGCTGCCTTTGATGATGGAAAGCGCCGCTTCACTGTTCGTTTTAAAAGGAATAACCGCAAAAGTCATATTAAGCGGCAGACTTGTCAGTGTCCGTACCGGATCCAGCTGATATCCACAATCATCAATAAGGATTGCGAGCTTTCCGCTGTACTGACCGGCTGCAAGCCCCGGGAGTTCATCCCCGCCGCCGGATTCTGCCGGTGCCGGCTGCTCCTGCGTTTCAGGCTTTGTCTCCGTTTTAGGTTCAGCTTTCGGTTTGGCTTTCTTTTCCTGCTTGGCAGATTGTTCTTTCTGTTCAGCAGTTTTTTTCGCCTTTTCCTGCTGAATTTCCTTCTTTTCCTTTTGCTTGATTTCCTGAACTTTCTTCTTGACCGGTTCAGGCAGCGTTTCCTTTACTTTTTCCTTAACAGGTTCCGGCATGATGTCCTCTATGACATCGGGCCACGTTTCCTCGGGATTCTGCCGTTTATGGGCAGTCAAAAACATGCCCAGGCCTATGACGACTACAAGGATCAAAATAACCCAGAAGTGTCCGCCTTTTTTCTTTTTTCTGCGCGGTTGGCGCGTATATCGTCTACTTGGCATAAAACAAAACTTCCTGTCACGTTTTAATTCCTTTTCAGGACTGTGCCGATAAAGGATTTAGGGATAGTATAGCCCCTCAGCAAATTCTGTCAAGCCTCGTTAAGCACGAGGATGACTCTTATCGTAGACAGCCTTCAGACGATTGTTTGTCAGGTGCGTATAGATCTGTGTAGTTGAAATATCGGAATGCCCAAGCAATTCCTGCACAGTGCGCAAGTCAGCCCCGTTATCCAGCATATGCGTGGCGAAGGAGTGACGCAGGATATGCGGAGTCAGGTGCTTTTGAATGTGAACAGCTTCACCATATCCCTTGATGACCTGCCAGAACCGCTGTCTCGTCATCCCCGTTCCCCGCACGGAGAGGAAAAGGACGTCCGTCGGTTTATCTTCCTTCAGGAACAGAGGGCGCACCCTGTCGATATACTCTTTCAGGAATTTAACGGCATACTGCCCCAGAGGAATCAGCCGTTCTTTAGAACCTTTCCCATAAGCAATAACGTACTGTGCCTTCAGATCAACCCGCTGAAGTGTCAGGGAGAGCAGCTCTGACACCCGCATGCCCGTCGCGTACATGACTTCCAGCATCGTCCGGTCCCGGAAACCTTCCGGTTTCTTGAGGTCAGGTGCTGAAAAAAGACGCTTTACTTCCTCGACAGACAGCACCTTCGGCAGCACTACGCCCCGGGTGTCCGATTCGATAACTTCGCAGGGATCCTCGTCAATGTAGCCTTCACTCGTCATAAAGCGAAAGAAGGATTTCAAAGCGGCAAGTTTCCTTGCAGAGGAAGTAGGTGCGTAATTTTCTTTTTTCAGATCACTCATATACTTCGTAATGTCGTCACGGGTAATGTCTTTCAGTTCTTTCTTAACCCGTACGGAAAACATGCGAAGATCTCTTCCATAGGAATCTCTCGTGTTAGGCGAGAGTCCCATTTCTACAGTCAAATAATCCAGAAACACAACGATTTCTGCTTCCAGTTTATTCTTTAGCGACATCCTGGTCATTCCCTTTTTTCAAAGTTAAGATTGCACCCGTTTCCATCGGTGCGATAGTAGAAATTGCATGCTTATAAATCAGCTGCTGCTTGCCTTCACTTTCCACGATGACTGTGAAGTTATCAAACCCCCACACTCTTCCACGGACCTGGAAGCCGTTCAGCAGATAAATTACGATGGTTCTTTTTTCACTGCGTACTTTGTTCAAGAAACTGTCTTGCAGGTTAAGCTGTTTACTTGTTCCACTGTTCATAATGACCCCTCGCCTTTCCTAAATAAAATGACTTTCCTTTAGCAGCGTAAGCATGCGCTGAGTACATGCCTCATAATCCGGCTCCGCCGAAAGCGTCAGCCAATGGATATAGGGCATCTTTTTATACCAGGTAATCTGCCTTTTGGCAAAATTACGAGTAGCCTGTTTAATCTTATCCACACATTCCTCGAGTGTATATTTTCCCTGAAAATACATCACTGCCTGACGGTAACCGATACTCTTCATCGACTGGGCATCGAGACTGATGCCTGCCTTGTAAAAATGCTCTGCCTCCTTGAGAAGACCGGCTTCCATCATAAGATCCACCCGGCGGTTGATTCTGTCATAAAGGATTTCCCGCGG
Proteins encoded in this window:
- a CDS encoding sodium/glutamate symporter, giving the protein MGGLAIKLDMFQSLALAVVSIWLGQWCRNKMPILKKYCLPGAVVGGTIVSIISLILYETGIAELSFDYKVANNLFYCIFFAASGAAASLSLLKKGGKLVIIFCISAAVLAILQNILSMGIGIAMGVDPLIALMTGSTPMTGGHGNAAAFAPMAVEKGATAALEVAIASATFGLISGCIIGGPFGRWIIRKHHLEDPELDGKAEQAEETGKEVGTAMFNGDVVKAMYLMCFCLGLGAVFMAILKSFHISFPIHVCCMLGGILVRLYLDKKGNTPDSMYEAINTVGDFSLGLFVSLSIISMKLWQLAGLAGPMVVMLMAQVVFILFYCYFIDFYICGKNYDAAIIAVGHTGFGLGAVPVSMTTMKTVCDKYRYSKLAFFVVPVIGGFLSNITNAIIITNFINIAAGMR
- a CDS encoding zinc metalloprotease HtpX, whose translation is MLKTTLLMGLMTALLLVIGDYVGGTNGMAVMLLISILSNMFIYWNSDKIVISQYGAQEVNKEMAPGLWNIVEALTRRAGLPMPRVCIIDSRVPNAFATGRNPEHAAVCVTTGLMDILTPRELSGVLGHELSHIRHNDILIGTIAAGMAGLISYLSRFLLFFGGRRDRDDGGGLGGLFLVVLTPLMAAIIQLAVSRTREYMADESGGELCGDPDALADALAKIESIQSVHTMPNATENTAHLFIISPFSARDAKALFSTHPATEDRIERLRKQAAAMRAAGKIDPVA
- a CDS encoding divergent polysaccharide deacetylase family protein, with product MPSRRYTRQPRRKKKKGGHFWVILILVVVIGLGMFLTAHKRQNPEETWPDVIEDIMPEPVKEKVKETLPEPVKKKVQEIKQKEKKEIQQEKAKKTAEQKEQSAKQEKKAKPKAEPKTETKPETQEQPAPAESGGGDELPGLAAGQYSGKLAILIDDCGYQLDPVRTLTSLPLNMTFAVIPFKTNSEAALSIIKGSGHTAMLHLPMQPFSGGSSESRSVRVGMTKQQIQDFTREALDSLPGVTGVNNHQGSAATSNGPTIRAVLGVLKERGLFFVDSRTSASSVAEETASEMGVPTAHNAFFLDNSSDVGDIEAQIIKAVKAADRYGSAIVICHARPNTAKAWQQCYQAVLNSGITMVSVPELLH
- the xerD gene encoding site-specific tyrosine recombinase XerD, with the protein product MSLKNKLEAEIVVFLDYLTVEMGLSPNTRDSYGRDLRMFSVRVKKELKDITRDDITKYMSDLKKENYAPTSSARKLAALKSFFRFMTSEGYIDEDPCEVIESDTRGVVLPKVLSVEEVKRLFSAPDLKKPEGFRDRTMLEVMYATGMRVSELLSLTLQRVDLKAQYVIAYGKGSKERLIPLGQYAVKFLKEYIDRVRPLFLKEDKPTDVLFLSVRGTGMTRQRFWQVIKGYGEAVHIQKHLTPHILRHSFATHMLDNGADLRTVQELLGHSDISTTQIYTHLTNNRLKAVYDKSHPRA
- the hfq gene encoding RNA chaperone Hfq — protein: MNSGTSKQLNLQDSFLNKVRSEKRTIVIYLLNGFQVRGRVWGFDNFTVIVESEGKQQLIYKHAISTIAPMETGAILTLKKGNDQDVAKE